Proteins from a single region of Haloterrigena alkaliphila:
- a CDS encoding guanosine monophosphate reductase gives MNDLRTGLSYGDVLLVPNRSPVDSRSDVDLSTNLTPSIELETPLVSAAMDTVTEAELAIALSRAGGIGVLHRFLTPEEQAEQVAQVNDAGKRVAAAVGIDEDYVDRSAGLVDAGVDALVVDVAHGHMERTLEAVEILGEEFPETDLVAGNVATPAGVEDLAAAGADCVKVGIGPGSHCTTRKVAGAGVPQLTAVDDCADAAEDLDVTICADGGIRTSGDAVKALMAGADTVMMGSLFAGTEEAPGAVVEVDGTRYKRSRGMATTTAAEKRDDKEENVRADEGVEALTPYKGPIADVVAEFCAGIQSGLSYCGGHTIPEAREKAEFIRVEASAKEREGYHADHDWEGVSVDSKGAAADESESDGAANATAEGDD, from the coding sequence ATGAACGATCTCCGCACCGGGTTGAGTTACGGGGACGTGCTGCTCGTTCCGAACCGCTCGCCAGTCGATAGCCGCAGCGACGTGGACCTCTCCACGAATCTGACGCCGTCGATCGAACTCGAGACGCCGCTGGTCTCGGCCGCGATGGACACCGTCACCGAGGCCGAACTGGCGATCGCACTCTCGCGGGCCGGCGGCATCGGCGTCCTCCACCGGTTCCTCACGCCCGAGGAGCAGGCCGAACAGGTCGCGCAGGTGAACGACGCCGGCAAACGGGTGGCCGCCGCCGTCGGGATCGACGAGGACTACGTCGACCGCAGCGCCGGGCTGGTCGACGCCGGCGTGGACGCGCTCGTCGTCGACGTCGCTCACGGCCACATGGAGCGGACGCTCGAGGCCGTCGAGATCCTCGGCGAGGAGTTCCCGGAGACCGATCTGGTCGCCGGCAACGTCGCCACGCCCGCGGGCGTCGAGGATCTGGCGGCTGCGGGCGCCGACTGCGTGAAGGTCGGCATCGGTCCGGGTTCGCACTGCACCACCCGAAAGGTCGCCGGCGCGGGGGTCCCGCAGCTAACGGCCGTCGACGACTGCGCGGACGCGGCCGAGGACCTCGACGTAACCATCTGCGCCGACGGTGGCATCCGGACCTCCGGCGACGCGGTGAAGGCGCTGATGGCGGGCGCCGACACCGTGATGATGGGCAGCCTCTTCGCCGGCACCGAGGAGGCACCCGGCGCAGTCGTCGAGGTCGACGGGACCCGGTACAAGCGCTCGCGGGGGATGGCGACGACGACCGCCGCCGAGAAACGGGACGACAAGGAAGAGAACGTCCGCGCCGACGAGGGCGTCGAGGCGCTGACCCCCTACAAGGGGCCGATCGCCGACGTCGTCGCGGAGTTCTGCGCGGGCATCCAGTCGGGGCTCTCCTACTGCGGCGGCCACACGATCCCCGAGGCGCGCGAGAAGGCGGAGTTCATTCGCGTCGAAGCCAGCGCAAAGGAGCGCGAGGGCTACCACGCGGACCACGACTGGGAGGGCGTCAGCGTCGACAGTAAAGGGGCGGCCGCCGACGAATCGGAGTCGGACGGCGCCGCGAACGCCACCGCCGAAGGCGACGACTGA
- a CDS encoding DUF7384 family protein, whose translation MPERPNPARVVADPAVLAADLLVGGDAREALDHVRRHSWVELVASDPLLERTEALVATLADPDLAADHRARLEVERVAVDHPADDHPALASAYRGRAAHLLSDDEGLGSAQAGLSLQPRVSVSIRPPDAFARLFDPESLYEAVEGGDYPGPDRDPRA comes from the coding sequence ATGCCTGAGCGACCCAACCCCGCCCGCGTCGTCGCCGATCCGGCGGTCCTCGCGGCCGACCTGCTCGTCGGCGGCGACGCGCGCGAGGCGCTCGATCACGTGCGCCGGCACTCCTGGGTCGAACTCGTCGCGAGCGACCCGCTGCTCGAGCGGACCGAAGCCCTCGTCGCGACCCTCGCGGATCCGGACCTCGCGGCCGATCATCGGGCGCGACTCGAGGTCGAGCGCGTCGCGGTCGACCATCCCGCGGACGACCATCCCGCCCTCGCCTCGGCCTACCGCGGACGGGCTGCACACCTGCTCTCCGACGACGAAGGGCTCGGATCGGCGCAAGCGGGCCTCTCGCTGCAGCCCCGCGTCTCCGTCAGCATCCGTCCGCCGGACGCGTTCGCGCGGTTGTTCGACCCCGAGAGCCTCTACGAGGCCGTCGAGGGCGGCGACTACCCCGGCCCGGATCGCGATCCGCGGGCGTAG
- a CDS encoding putative sulfate/molybdate transporter, with amino-acid sequence MAYSLQSTADSSLEFSTSELTGALGDSVTVLPLLVALAATTSVSLPHVLVGFGVFQIVWGLAYGMPLSVEPMKALIGLAIVGTLTYAELAAAGLVAGGVLLTVGKLGLIGRLERVVGEPVIRGVQFAVALLLLEAAVDLSVGNPLIAIAGLAIVGLLALGGYRGASVLLVLGGGAVAAVATTGVPAPQVPALSLFPAGPPTLSAAALEGTVAQLGMTVGNAAIATALLCGDLYDRDISPDRLSTSMGVTCLAAIPLGGVPMCHGSGGLAGKYAFGARTGGANVLLGVGYLALALVATGALLAAFPLAVLGVLLAVVSLELARAAFEPISSRRSLAFVLGVGVVGLVGNVGVAFVAGAVLYWALYRMT; translated from the coding sequence ATGGCGTACTCGTTGCAGTCTACGGCTGATTCATCCCTCGAGTTCTCGACGTCGGAACTGACGGGTGCGCTAGGTGATTCGGTTACGGTGCTCCCGCTGCTGGTCGCCCTCGCGGCGACGACGAGCGTCTCCCTGCCCCACGTGCTGGTGGGCTTCGGCGTCTTCCAGATCGTCTGGGGCCTCGCCTACGGGATGCCGCTGTCGGTCGAGCCGATGAAGGCGCTGATCGGGCTGGCGATCGTCGGGACGCTGACCTACGCCGAACTCGCCGCCGCGGGGCTGGTCGCAGGAGGCGTCCTCCTGACGGTGGGAAAACTGGGTCTGATCGGGCGACTCGAGCGGGTCGTCGGCGAACCCGTGATCCGCGGCGTCCAGTTCGCCGTCGCGTTGCTCCTTCTCGAGGCGGCCGTCGACCTCTCGGTCGGGAACCCCCTGATCGCGATAGCTGGACTGGCCATCGTCGGCCTGCTCGCGCTGGGGGGCTACCGGGGCGCCAGCGTCCTGCTCGTCCTCGGGGGCGGCGCCGTCGCGGCCGTCGCGACCACGGGAGTTCCGGCGCCGCAGGTGCCCGCCCTCTCGCTCTTTCCGGCGGGACCGCCGACGTTGTCGGCCGCCGCGCTCGAGGGAACCGTCGCGCAACTGGGGATGACGGTCGGGAACGCGGCGATCGCGACCGCGCTGCTCTGTGGCGACCTCTACGATCGGGATATCTCTCCCGACCGACTCTCGACGAGTATGGGCGTGACCTGCCTCGCGGCGATTCCGCTGGGGGGCGTGCCGATGTGTCACGGCAGCGGCGGCCTCGCGGGGAAGTACGCCTTCGGCGCTCGAACCGGGGGTGCCAACGTCCTCCTCGGGGTCGGCTACCTCGCGCTGGCGCTCGTGGCCACCGGCGCCCTGCTGGCGGCGTTCCCGCTGGCCGTGCTGGGCGTATTGCTCGCCGTCGTCTCGCTCGAGCTGGCTCGAGCGGCGTTCGAACCGATCTCGAGCCGCCGGTCGCTCGCGTTCGTGCTCGGCGTCGGGGTCGTCGGCCTGGTCGGCAACGTCGGCGTCGCGTTCGTCGCCGGTGCCGTCCTGTACTGGGCGCTGTATCGGATGACGTAA
- a CDS encoding dihydrodipicolinate synthase family protein translates to MHGTGVPIATPFDDGGRIDHDRLASIADWLESEGVDFLVPCGSTGEAPLLAPDERVAAVETVAETTELPVVAGTGFEGFEPTLETTERAAAAGADAALVVTPSYYGSDDAALESYYRDLADESPIPVILYSVPKFTGRALAPETAAALAAHENVAGIKDSSGSLESIQRLVSLTSDDEFSVLVGSGSAYAAGLAAGADGGVLALANVAPARASEIYRLERDGKTDAARELNAALVELNRLVTAEYGVAGVKAALEVRGRPAGDPRRPLQPLADDDRSTLEAVLEEVLETTAAP, encoded by the coding sequence ATGCACGGAACTGGCGTCCCCATCGCCACGCCGTTCGACGACGGCGGACGAATCGATCACGACCGACTCGCCTCGATCGCCGACTGGCTCGAGTCCGAGGGCGTCGACTTCCTGGTCCCCTGTGGCTCGACCGGCGAAGCACCCTTGCTGGCGCCCGACGAGCGCGTCGCGGCCGTCGAGACCGTCGCCGAAACGACCGAATTGCCCGTGGTCGCGGGGACTGGGTTCGAGGGGTTCGAGCCGACCCTCGAGACCACCGAACGCGCCGCCGCGGCGGGCGCAGACGCCGCGCTGGTGGTCACGCCCTCCTACTACGGCTCGGACGACGCGGCCCTCGAGTCGTACTACCGCGACCTCGCCGACGAGTCGCCGATTCCGGTGATTCTATATAGCGTTCCGAAGTTTACGGGCCGCGCGCTGGCCCCCGAGACCGCCGCAGCGCTGGCCGCCCACGAGAACGTCGCGGGCATCAAGGACTCGAGCGGCAGCCTCGAGTCGATTCAGCGCCTCGTCTCGCTGACGAGCGACGATGAGTTTTCGGTGCTGGTCGGCAGCGGGAGCGCCTACGCGGCGGGACTCGCCGCCGGCGCCGACGGCGGCGTGCTCGCGCTGGCCAACGTCGCGCCCGCGCGTGCGAGCGAGATCTACAGACTCGAGCGGGACGGGAAGACCGACGCGGCTCGCGAACTGAACGCCGCGCTCGTCGAACTCAACCGGCTGGTCACTGCGGAGTACGGCGTCGCGGGCGTGAAGGCCGCCCTCGAGGTCCGGGGTCGGCCGGCCGGGGACCCGCGCCGGCCGCTCCAGCCCCTCGCGGACGACGACCGATCGACGCTCGAGGCGGTCCTCGAGGAGGTTCTCGAGACTACGGCGGCGCCGTAA
- a CDS encoding AIR synthase family protein: protein MSDLGKIDREFFERQVAPNLGAERDDVAVGPQHGVDFGVLEIGGRALVTATDPVSIMPQLGLERAARFALDLVLADVAVSGIPPSHLSICFTLPETMTDDQFATVWKTIHEECVDLGVAVVTGHTARYSDPSYPWVGAATAMAVGDPDEIVRPDGARPGDRLLLTTGPAVESVGLLSTLFADQLAGDLSDDVLSSAQDRLAEVYCVRDALAAAAAGPVTAMHDVTEGGLAGALNEMAAGAGARFSVDRDSVPMRPGVREVCDFLEMDPWAATSSGSLLLAVDSEGVDDVVAALEDRDTVVAEIGSVEPGTDGGDVLVDGDRLPHPNVDPSWRAYAELADAADE from the coding sequence GTGAGCGACCTCGGCAAGATCGATCGGGAGTTCTTCGAGCGGCAGGTCGCGCCGAACCTCGGCGCGGAGCGCGACGACGTCGCCGTCGGCCCGCAACACGGCGTCGACTTCGGCGTCCTCGAGATCGGCGGGCGGGCGCTGGTGACCGCGACCGATCCCGTCTCGATCATGCCCCAACTGGGACTCGAGCGAGCGGCCCGGTTCGCGCTGGACCTCGTACTCGCGGACGTGGCCGTCAGCGGGATTCCGCCGTCGCACCTCTCGATCTGTTTCACCCTCCCCGAGACGATGACCGACGACCAGTTCGCGACCGTCTGGAAGACGATCCACGAGGAGTGCGTCGACCTCGGGGTGGCGGTCGTGACGGGACATACCGCCCGCTACTCGGACCCCTCGTACCCGTGGGTCGGCGCGGCGACGGCGATGGCCGTCGGCGATCCCGACGAGATCGTCCGTCCCGACGGTGCCCGCCCGGGCGATCGGCTGCTGCTGACGACCGGGCCCGCGGTGGAGTCGGTGGGACTTTTGAGTACGTTGTTCGCCGACCAACTCGCAGGCGACCTCTCCGACGACGTCCTCTCGAGCGCGCAGGATAGACTCGCGGAGGTCTACTGCGTCCGGGACGCCCTCGCGGCGGCCGCCGCGGGCCCGGTGACGGCGATGCACGACGTGACCGAGGGCGGCCTCGCGGGCGCGCTAAACGAGATGGCTGCTGGGGCTGGGGCACGGTTTTCCGTCGATCGGGATTCCGTGCCGATGCGGCCCGGCGTGCGGGAGGTGTGTGATTTCCTCGAGATGGACCCATGGGCGGCCACCAGTAGCGGCTCGCTGCTGCTCGCGGTCGATTCGGAGGGTGTGGACGACGTGGTGGCGGCGCTCGAGGATCGGGACACCGTCGTCGCCGAAATCGGCTCCGTCGAACCCGGAACCGACGGCGGCGACGTCCTCGTTGACGGCGACCGACTCCCCCACCCGAACGTCGATCCCTCGTGGCGCGCGTACGCCGAACTGGCCGACGCAGCGGACGAATAA
- the thiD gene encoding bifunctional hydroxymethylpyrimidine kinase/phosphomethylpyrimidine kinase: MRTPAPDTRPVALTIAGSDSGGGAGIQADLATMAAHGVFGTSAITAVTAQHTRGVESSHVLPLEEIRAQIEAVTGDFAVGAAKTGMLATTPVIETVTEHAREFESPLVVDPVMVATAGDRLLEAEAERAYEELLGEATLATPNADEAEVLTDITVTDHESAVDAGEAILETGVDAVLVKGGHVPGETVRDTLVTGDGVRTFEHPRIGTEATHGSGCTLGSAITARLAKGEPLESAVEGATEFLARAVRYYYDVGEGHGAVNHMVDLRNEASREPTAEAVHAVVDRLVDADVSRLVPEVGMNVVGATPYAESVAETAAVEGRITRTLSGVQPNRGVRFGASSHVARFLLAAREFAPDLRFAVDCRFDEDVEDALEGLEWSVAEYDRSEEPTERREAEGATMGWAARQAFADREEPPEAVVDRGDVGKEAMVKLVASDPETLAERLLALDGEVAQ; this comes from the coding sequence ATGAGAACGCCAGCACCCGATACGCGCCCGGTAGCGCTCACGATCGCGGGCAGCGACTCCGGCGGGGGCGCCGGGATCCAGGCCGACCTCGCGACGATGGCCGCCCACGGCGTCTTCGGCACGTCGGCGATCACCGCCGTCACGGCCCAGCACACCCGCGGCGTCGAGTCCTCGCACGTGTTACCCCTCGAGGAAATTCGGGCCCAGATCGAGGCCGTCACCGGTGACTTCGCGGTCGGCGCGGCGAAGACGGGGATGCTCGCGACGACGCCGGTCATCGAGACCGTCACCGAGCACGCCCGGGAGTTCGAGTCCCCGCTGGTCGTCGACCCCGTGATGGTCGCGACCGCGGGCGACCGGTTGCTCGAGGCCGAGGCCGAACGCGCCTACGAGGAGCTACTGGGCGAAGCGACGCTGGCGACCCCCAACGCCGACGAGGCCGAGGTGCTGACCGACATCACCGTAACCGACCACGAGAGCGCGGTGGACGCCGGGGAGGCCATCCTCGAGACCGGCGTCGACGCCGTCCTCGTCAAGGGCGGCCACGTTCCGGGCGAGACGGTCCGGGACACCCTCGTCACCGGTGACGGGGTGCGGACCTTCGAGCACCCGCGGATCGGCACCGAGGCCACCCACGGCTCGGGCTGTACGCTGGGGTCGGCGATCACGGCCCGGCTGGCGAAAGGCGAACCGCTCGAGTCGGCCGTCGAGGGCGCCACGGAGTTCCTCGCCCGCGCGGTGCGATACTACTACGACGTCGGCGAGGGCCACGGCGCGGTTAACCACATGGTCGACCTACGAAACGAGGCCAGCCGCGAGCCGACCGCCGAGGCGGTCCACGCGGTCGTCGATCGACTCGTCGACGCGGACGTCTCCCGCCTCGTCCCCGAAGTCGGGATGAACGTCGTCGGCGCCACTCCCTACGCCGAGTCGGTCGCGGAGACGGCGGCCGTCGAGGGCCGGATCACGCGCACCCTCTCGGGCGTCCAGCCGAATCGGGGCGTCCGCTTCGGCGCCTCGAGTCACGTGGCCCGGTTCCTGCTGGCGGCCCGCGAGTTCGCTCCCGACCTGCGATTCGCGGTCGACTGCCGGTTCGACGAGGACGTCGAGGACGCCCTCGAGGGCCTCGAGTGGTCCGTCGCGGAGTACGACCGGAGCGAAGAGCCTACCGAGCGCAGGGAGGCCGAGGGCGCCACGATGGGCTGGGCCGCCCGCCAGGCGTTCGCGGACCGCGAGGAGCCGCCCGAAGCCGTGGTCGATCGCGGCGATGTCGGGAAGGAGGCGATGGTGAAACTCGTCGCGAGCGATCCGGAGACGCTCGCCGAGCGGCTGCTGGCGCTCGACGGCGAGGTGGCGCAATGA
- a CDS encoding LLM class flavin-dependent oxidoreductase yields MSAGDAGSGAKSGDATDLEVGIILPQYGTEIETVRETALEAERLGYGAVWLEDHFQSWIGDPRRGAHEPWTTLGALAEATDEIRLGTLVTSQDYRHPALLAKMAAQVDRLSDGRLELGLGGGWYADEYERFGYEFREPPAERLRRLAETVEILQGLWTNETYSHAGDHLEIDLEDAFCEPQPVQDPHPPIWIGGGGEAFTLRYTAELADGWNFGTLEPEGFADKLEILRDHCESAARYDEIRKSAELFVFVGETTAEAEENRERFRSEFLPDEPAEPREFFLSGYVETAPTGTPAEVRDRLAEYADVGIEEVMLVVPHAADDGDESLSLLADALLE; encoded by the coding sequence ATGAGCGCTGGTGACGCCGGTTCCGGGGCCAAGTCCGGGGACGCAACTGATCTCGAGGTCGGGATCATCCTCCCCCAGTACGGCACCGAGATCGAGACCGTCCGCGAGACCGCCCTCGAGGCCGAACGGCTGGGCTACGGCGCGGTCTGGCTCGAGGACCACTTCCAGTCGTGGATCGGCGACCCTCGCCGCGGGGCCCACGAGCCCTGGACGACGCTCGGCGCGCTCGCCGAGGCCACCGACGAGATTCGGCTGGGAACGCTCGTCACGAGCCAGGACTACCGCCACCCCGCCCTGCTGGCGAAGATGGCGGCGCAGGTCGACCGGCTCAGCGACGGCCGCCTCGAGCTCGGCCTCGGCGGGGGCTGGTACGCCGACGAGTACGAGCGGTTCGGCTACGAGTTCCGCGAGCCGCCCGCCGAACGACTCCGCCGGCTCGCCGAGACCGTCGAAATCCTGCAGGGGCTATGGACGAACGAAACGTACAGCCACGCGGGCGACCACCTCGAGATCGACCTCGAGGACGCCTTCTGCGAGCCCCAACCGGTGCAGGACCCCCACCCGCCGATCTGGATCGGCGGCGGAGGGGAGGCGTTCACACTTCGGTACACCGCCGAGCTCGCCGACGGCTGGAACTTCGGCACCCTCGAGCCCGAGGGGTTCGCCGACAAACTCGAGATCCTGCGCGATCACTGCGAGAGCGCGGCGCGATACGACGAAATCCGCAAGTCGGCCGAACTGTTCGTCTTCGTCGGCGAGACGACCGCCGAGGCCGAGGAGAACCGCGAGCGGTTCCGGAGCGAGTTCCTGCCCGACGAACCCGCGGAACCGCGGGAGTTCTTCCTCTCCGGCTACGTCGAGACCGCACCCACGGGGACGCCCGCGGAGGTGCGCGATCGACTCGCCGAGTACGCCGACGTCGGCATCGAGGAGGTCATGCTCGTGGTTCCGCACGCGGCCGACGACGGGGACGAGAGCCTGTCGCTGCTGGCCGACGCGCTCCTCGAGTAG
- a CDS encoding tRNA-binding protein, with translation MVENPFDVEIRVGEVLDAESFPEANKPKMTKLRIDLGDEHGEIQSAAQLDHHYEPDDLEGRQVLCATNLGSVRIAGFKSEALTVGVPDEEEFPVLVEPDEDVPLGGLLF, from the coding sequence ATGGTCGAGAATCCGTTCGACGTCGAGATTCGCGTCGGCGAGGTGCTGGACGCCGAGTCGTTCCCCGAGGCGAACAAGCCGAAGATGACCAAGCTCCGGATCGATCTGGGCGACGAGCACGGCGAGATCCAGTCCGCCGCACAGCTGGACCACCACTACGAGCCCGACGATCTCGAGGGGCGGCAGGTACTCTGCGCGACGAATCTCGGTTCCGTCCGGATCGCCGGCTTCAAATCCGAGGCGCTGACCGTCGGGGTCCCGGACGAGGAGGAGTTCCCCGTGCTCGTCGAACCGGACGAGGACGTGCCGCTGGGCGGCCTCCTGTTCTGA
- a CDS encoding APC family permease, translated as MGGPSPSTEGTNIDGESPRGDPTIETDEATITDDAELERTLGLTGGLAIGIGTMIGAGIFVFPGLAAGQAGPAAAGSFAIGAVVALLVALPASELATAMPKSGGGYYFISRALGALAGAVVGLSLWFGLVFATAFYLVGFGYYAVDTLAELGVTVGEGPVIPVALLFGAGFTVLNVTGTENAAKLQNGIVALLLSILAVFLTYGGLDAVGLVGEPAPPERFAPFGAMPVLTTAALVFTSYLGFAQVATVAGEMRDPGRNLPLAMVGSVVVVGLLYVVTIFVATSAFGSETLAGFGETAMVEVGRHYLGAAGAVAIVFGGLLATMSSANASVLSTSRAIYAVSRDALLPRRASHINLRYGTPHVALGMAGGPILVLTATGQVELLAEVASFLHLVMYGLICVALIALRRNEPAWYDPDFRVPGYPVVPVLGAITSFAMIGFMQPASQIVGVGIMLVTAGWYAYYARDVRLRGEL; from the coding sequence ATGGGCGGTCCGTCGCCGTCGACCGAGGGGACGAACATCGATGGCGAGTCGCCTCGAGGCGACCCCACGATCGAAACCGACGAGGCGACGATCACGGACGACGCCGAACTCGAGCGAACGCTCGGGCTCACCGGCGGTCTCGCGATCGGTATCGGAACGATGATCGGCGCGGGCATCTTCGTCTTCCCGGGGCTGGCGGCCGGTCAGGCCGGGCCGGCCGCGGCGGGGTCGTTCGCCATCGGAGCGGTCGTCGCACTGCTGGTCGCGCTCCCGGCCTCCGAACTCGCGACGGCGATGCCAAAGAGCGGCGGTGGATACTACTTCATCTCGCGCGCCCTCGGCGCGCTCGCGGGCGCCGTCGTCGGCCTGTCGCTGTGGTTCGGGCTGGTGTTCGCGACGGCCTTCTACCTCGTCGGGTTCGGCTACTACGCCGTCGACACGCTCGCCGAACTCGGCGTGACGGTCGGCGAGGGACCGGTCATTCCGGTCGCACTGTTGTTCGGCGCGGGCTTTACCGTCCTGAACGTGACGGGAACGGAAAACGCGGCGAAACTCCAGAACGGGATCGTCGCGCTGTTGCTGTCGATTCTGGCGGTGTTTCTCACGTACGGCGGCCTCGACGCGGTCGGACTGGTGGGCGAACCGGCGCCGCCCGAGCGGTTCGCCCCCTTCGGCGCGATGCCGGTGTTGACGACGGCGGCGCTCGTCTTCACCTCCTATCTGGGCTTCGCGCAAGTTGCGACCGTCGCCGGCGAGATGCGAGACCCCGGCCGGAACCTGCCGCTGGCGATGGTCGGCTCCGTGGTGGTCGTCGGCCTGCTCTACGTGGTGACGATCTTCGTCGCGACGAGCGCGTTCGGGAGCGAAACGCTCGCGGGCTTCGGCGAGACGGCGATGGTCGAGGTCGGGCGCCACTATCTGGGTGCCGCCGGCGCCGTCGCGATCGTCTTCGGCGGCCTGCTCGCGACGATGTCCAGCGCCAACGCGTCGGTGCTCAGCACCTCGCGGGCCATCTACGCCGTCTCGCGGGACGCCCTGTTGCCGCGACGAGCGAGCCACATCAACCTCCGCTACGGCACGCCACACGTCGCACTGGGAATGGCCGGGGGGCCGATTCTCGTCCTGACCGCGACCGGCCAGGTCGAACTGCTCGCCGAGGTCGCTTCCTTCCTGCATCTGGTCATGTACGGGCTGATCTGCGTCGCACTGATCGCGCTCCGTCGGAACGAACCGGCGTGGTACGATCCCGACTTCCGAGTGCCGGGCTACCCCGTCGTCCCCGTTCTCGGGGCGATCACCAGCTTCGCCATGATCGGGTTCATGCAGCCCGCCTCGCAGATCGTCGGCGTCGGGATCATGCTCGTGACCGCCGGCTGGTACGCCTACTACGCGCGGGACGTGCGCCTGCGGGGTGAACTCTGA
- a CDS encoding universal stress protein, with protein sequence MTRVLVPLAILEGESLSPGLTTLLQSVDVTVLGYHVLPEQTPPDQARLQYEERATAALEDLVATFEATGGSADHRLVFTHDRDQTIERVAAETSADAYAITGASGQIDRILVSLTGDVAVDRNVSFVTSLVGDREIGVTLFLATDDASREASAELLDAAAERLSERGIDVETELAVDAPALETLLDTAVDHDAIVVGERAPSLRSLVLGGEAERIAAESIAPVLVVRNVDGDRPADDS encoded by the coding sequence ATGACGCGGGTCCTCGTTCCGCTGGCGATCCTCGAGGGCGAATCGCTCTCCCCCGGGCTGACGACGCTACTCCAGTCGGTCGACGTTACCGTCCTCGGCTACCACGTCCTGCCCGAGCAGACGCCCCCCGACCAGGCGCGACTGCAGTACGAGGAGCGGGCGACCGCCGCCCTCGAGGATCTCGTCGCGACGTTCGAGGCGACCGGCGGGAGCGCCGATCACCGGCTCGTGTTCACCCACGACCGGGACCAGACGATCGAACGAGTCGCCGCGGAGACGTCGGCGGACGCCTACGCCATCACCGGCGCGAGCGGGCAGATCGATCGGATCCTCGTGTCGCTGACGGGCGACGTGGCCGTCGATCGGAACGTCTCGTTCGTCACCTCGCTGGTCGGCGACCGCGAGATCGGCGTCACGCTCTTTCTGGCGACCGACGACGCGAGTCGGGAGGCGAGCGCGGAACTGCTCGATGCGGCCGCCGAACGGCTCTCCGAGCGCGGAATCGACGTCGAAACCGAACTGGCCGTCGACGCGCCCGCCCTCGAGACCCTGCTCGATACCGCGGTCGACCACGACGCCATCGTCGTGGGAGAACGGGCGCCCTCGCTCCGATCGCTCGTCCTCGGCGGGGAGGCCGAGCGGATCGCCGCCGAGTCGATCGCGCCGGTCCTCGTCGTTCGGAACGTCGACGGGGATCGGCCTGCGGACGATTCTTGA
- a CDS encoding universal stress protein yields the protein MSSPRDHRVLVPVDVLEGEAVPATVVDAFASIPVVLLGYRELPDQTPPEQARDQFGDRARTELEELRTVFEDAGCDVASRLAFTHDRLQTFERVAVDESCDAVLLLNPAPVLETVLVAIRSDVNVDHIARLLRTVLDGTDLEVTLFHVAGDESRREAGAELLETARAALVDEGVDRDRIERTVIVDGSPTAAILEAAADHDLLVVGESRPSIRRYVFRDRAERLARETVDPVLVIRGEYLEAESEGGADENATDEESGGGDAPDEGSAGDESADERPADVVYTLEGTNESEDDSP from the coding sequence ATGTCTTCACCCCGCGATCACCGCGTGCTCGTCCCGGTCGACGTCCTCGAGGGAGAGGCCGTCCCGGCGACGGTCGTCGACGCGTTCGCGTCGATTCCGGTCGTCCTGCTGGGCTACCGCGAACTGCCCGATCAGACCCCGCCAGAACAGGCGCGCGACCAGTTCGGCGACCGCGCACGGACCGAACTCGAGGAACTCCGAACCGTGTTCGAGGACGCCGGCTGCGACGTCGCGTCCCGGCTCGCCTTTACCCACGATCGGCTACAGACGTTCGAACGCGTCGCCGTGGACGAATCCTGCGACGCCGTCCTGTTGCTCAACCCGGCGCCGGTCCTCGAAACCGTCCTCGTGGCGATCCGGAGCGACGTCAACGTCGACCACATCGCGCGACTGCTGCGGACGGTGCTCGACGGCACCGACCTCGAGGTGACGCTGTTCCACGTCGCCGGCGACGAGTCGCGTCGGGAGGCGGGCGCGGAACTGCTCGAGACGGCCCGCGCCGCGCTGGTCGACGAGGGCGTCGATCGCGACCGAATCGAGCGGACGGTCATCGTCGACGGCTCGCCGACGGCTGCCATCCTCGAGGCCGCGGCCGATCACGACCTGCTGGTCGTCGGCGAGAGCCGGCCGTCGATCCGCCGCTACGTCTTCCGGGACCGCGCCGAGCGGCTGGCCCGGGAGACGGTCGACCCGGTACTCGTCATTCGGGGCGAGTACCTCGAGGCGGAGAGCGAAGGAGGCGCCGACGAGAACGCGACCGACGAGGAAAGCGGCGGCGGTGACGCGCCCGACGAGGGGAGCGCTGGCGATGAGTCGGCCGACGAGAGGCCCGCTGACGTGGTGTACACGCTCGAGGGAACGAACGAGAGCGAGGACGATTCCCCGTAA